Proteins co-encoded in one Candidatus Thiodictyon syntrophicum genomic window:
- a CDS encoding type II toxin-antitoxin system RelE/ParE family toxin: MALVLKRSAAEGDLDDIWWYIAQDSPQNADRFLDRIERLF; the protein is encoded by the coding sequence ATGGCGCTGGTACTGAAACGGTCGGCGGCCGAAGGCGACCTCGACGACATCTGGTGGTATATCGCGCAGGACAGTCCGCAGAATGCCGACCGGTTTCTCGATCGTATCGAGCGACTCTTTTAG
- a CDS encoding type II toxin-antitoxin system ParD family antitoxin codes for MNISLTPHLENLVKGKVESGRYNSASEVMRDALRLLEERDQLRDLRLEELRREIQQGIDSGAATPLDIREIKARGRRRLAAQDGQG; via the coding sequence ATGAATATCTCCCTGACCCCCCATCTCGAAAACCTGGTGAAGGGCAAGGTCGAGAGCGGACGCTACAATTCCGCGAGCGAGGTGATGCGCGACGCGCTGCGTCTCCTGGAGGAACGCGACCAGTTGCGCGACCTGCGGCTTGAGGAACTGAGGCGCGAGATTCAGCAAGGAATCGACAGCGGTGCGGCAACCCCCCTGGATATCCGGGAAATCAAGGCGCGCGGCCGTCGGCGGCTTGCCGCCCAAGACGGGCAGGGATGA